In a genomic window of Atribacterota bacterium:
- a CDS encoding ATP-binding cassette domain-containing protein produces the protein MIGGKTILRVVNLCKNFGGLQALKNIDINIQENTIHGLIGPNGAGKSTFFNVVSGLFPPTEGKIYFNS, from the coding sequence ATGATAGGAGGAAAGACGATATTAAGAGTTGTAAATCTATGTAAGAATTTTGGTGGTTTACAAGCTTTAAAGAATATCGATATTAACATTCAAGAGAATACCATTCATGGTTTAATTGGACCAAACGGTGCAGGGAAATCTACTTTTTTTAATGTTGTTTCCGGATTATTTCCACCAACAGAAGGAAAAATATATTTTAATTCTG
- a CDS encoding aminotransferase class III-fold pyridoxal phosphate-dependent enzyme, whose protein sequence is MNSLPYSVLFMAEQMLPDFQILFIDDEVQSRFGRTGKLFAIEHYKIEPDIMTIAKGIARGFPLSAFITRDEIASSFRPGDHLSTFGGNPVSCVAAIANIEFLLDEKIPEKTLEKGNYFI, encoded by the coding sequence ATGAATTCATTGCCTTACAGTGTTCTTTTCATGGCAGAACAAATGCTACCTGATTTTCAAATTTTATTTATTGACGATGAAGTGCAGTCGAGATTTGGACGAACTGGTAAATTATTTGCTATTGAGCATTATAAAATAGAACCTGATATTATGACTATAGCCAAAGGCATTGCCAGAGGATTCCCTTTAAGTGCTTTTATCACCAGGGATGAGATTGCCAGTTCTTTTAGACCGGGGGATCACTTATCTACATTTGGAGGAAATCCGGTATCCTGTGTTGCGGCAATCGCTAACATCGAATTTTTATTAGATGAGAAAATTCCTGAGAAAACTTTAGAAAAAGGAAACTATTTTATTTAA
- a CDS encoding aminotransferase class III-fold pyridoxal phosphate-dependent enzyme, with amino-acid sequence MEDVVISHAEGVLVYDIGGKEYIDCFAGIAVNNAGHRNPRIIKAVKEQIDKLVHCYTYLYYSEPPALLAEKLVQNTPGRFNKTFFSNSGTEAIEGALE; translated from the coding sequence ATGGAAGATGTTGTAATTAGTCATGCTGAAGGAGTATTGGTATATGATATCGGTGGTAAAGAGTATATTGATTGCTTTGCTGGTATTGCAGTAAACAATGCTGGGCATAGAAATCCAAGAATTATTAAGGCTGTTAAGGAACAAATAGATAAATTAGTACATTGTTATACCTATTTGTATTATTCAGAACCACCTGCATTATTAGCGGAAAAATTAGTCCAAAATACTCCTGGCAGGTTCAATAAAACATTTTTTTCCAATAGTGGAACTGAAGCTATTGAAGGTGCGTTAGAATAG
- the larA gene encoding nickel-dependent lactate racemase produces MSTYSWQKINIEYLKNNLTVEVPTTCDLLQMKPVPPLEKVAEEIDYAFQNPIQSKRIEDIVSSHSKPADELTVAIVVSDNTRPIPYNCTNSENILSPILSRLATAGIQRQHIKIIIGTGTHTPTTDSWKREVFGDEIFNHYQLLDHDCYSRDLVSIGEVKGIPVKINRDFIQSDLHIVTGLVEAHFMAGASGGRKAICPGLVNLEATQVFHGPEFMADPNADNLIFSHNPCHEFALEVARRTRVDFAVNVLLNGDLHICGITTGNLEESHQKVVNQLRLFSELTIDHKYDVVLTHGGKGALNHYQAIKGAWAALPAVKKGGYIILLAHNQDREPIGSQHYKDLLKKLKEVGVGNFSSLLLSSKWDFTHDQWEVQKWEQLFLRIGGEEHLIYCTVNIPPEILVTLPVVSGYQFIKEYPPDITTMLQQAIYHCVLKKENTSMAFLREGPYLVIKIK; encoded by the coding sequence ATGAGTACCTACAGTTGGCAAAAAATAAACATTGAGTATTTAAAGAATAATCTTACGGTAGAAGTCCCTACTACCTGTGATCTATTACAGATGAAACCAGTTCCGCCTCTTGAGAAGGTAGCAGAAGAAATTGACTATGCCTTCCAGAATCCTATCCAGAGCAAGAGAATTGAGGATATTGTCTCCTCCCACTCCAAACCTGCTGATGAACTTACTGTAGCTATTGTCGTCTCTGATAATACCCGTCCGATACCTTATAATTGTACCAATAGTGAAAATATCCTCTCTCCCATCCTCTCTCGTCTGGCAACAGCTGGTATTCAAAGACAGCATATCAAGATTATCATTGGCACCGGAACCCATACTCCTACTACTGATAGCTGGAAGAGGGAAGTCTTTGGAGACGAGATCTTTAATCACTATCAACTGCTAGACCATGATTGTTATAGTAGAGATCTGGTCTCTATAGGAGAGGTCAAAGGAATTCCGGTAAAGATTAACAGGGATTTTATCCAATCAGACCTACATATTGTAACTGGACTGGTAGAAGCCCACTTTATGGCTGGTGCCTCTGGAGGCCGAAAAGCTATCTGTCCCGGACTGGTTAATCTGGAGGCTACTCAGGTCTTTCATGGACCTGAGTTTATGGCTGATCCTAATGCCGATAATCTCATCTTTTCCCATAATCCCTGTCATGAGTTTGCCTTAGAAGTAGCACGGAGAACCAGAGTTGATTTCGCAGTAAATGTCTTGCTAAACGGAGACTTGCACATCTGTGGTATTACTACCGGGAATCTGGAGGAATCTCACCAGAAGGTAGTGAATCAGCTGCGTCTCTTCTCAGAACTTACCATAGATCATAAATACGATGTTGTCTTAACCCATGGAGGGAAAGGAGCCCTAAATCATTATCAAGCTATCAAAGGAGCTTGGGCTGCCCTACCAGCAGTGAAGAAGGGAGGATACATTATTCTGTTAGCCCATAACCAGGATAGGGAACCTATTGGCAGCCAACATTACAAAGATTTACTGAAGAAACTAAAAGAGGTGGGTGTGGGTAATTTCTCTTCTCTACTTTTAAGTTCCAAGTGGGACTTTACTCATGACCAGTGGGAAGTGCAGAAATGGGAACAGCTTTTTCTGCGAATAGGAGGAGAAGAACATCTCATCTATTGTACCGTCAACATCCCTCCCGAAATCCTGGTTACCCTACCAGTAGTAAGCGGGTATCAATTTATCAAGGAGTACCCTCCCGATATTACTACTATGCTTCAACAGGCTATTTACCACTGTGTATTAAAGAAAGAGAACACTTCTATGGCTTTTTTGAGAGAGGGACCTTATCTGGTTATTAAAATAAAATGA
- a CDS encoding FAD-linked oxidase C-terminal domain-containing protein, translated as MKYNPVSHSIIKKLEEICGKNFVFVDKEKLEPYTHDETPVDQFAHFPEVVIMPRKTEQISKIMKLAYENNIPVTPRGAGSGLSGGAIPVHGGIVISLEKMNRILEIDTPNMMATLEPGVVTNEVNEKVKEFGLFFAGYPMSVETCFIGGNVAENAGGGRAVKYGVTDRYIMGLEVVLPDGAIVTLGGKRVKDVTGYNLKQLFIGSEGTLGIVTKIIIKLLPLPISIVDLLILYKDLNQAIQSVPKIMTETKIIPTSIEFMDQLSVQTSCQYLNEHLPYQQAGAMLLVEVDGNNRQEVELEAEAIGELCLNQGALEVYVADNYTTQERVWAVRRNIAEAFKVISPQQSIEDIVVPISVIAEVVEEIQRIAQKYSILIPCYGHAGDGNLHATIVKNPTQTYQEWLDIENNILLDLYHLVKEKGGTISGEHGIGLKRKEYLNLFCSEEEIKLMKKIKNAIDTKNIMNPGKIF; from the coding sequence ATGAAATATAATCCGGTATCCCATTCTATTATAAAAAAACTAGAAGAAATTTGTGGGAAAAATTTTGTTTTTGTAGATAAAGAAAAATTAGAGCCTTATACTCATGATGAAACACCTGTTGATCAGTTTGCACATTTTCCTGAAGTTGTTATAATGCCAAGAAAAACTGAACAAATATCTAAAATTATGAAATTAGCTTATGAGAATAATATACCAGTTACACCTCGGGGAGCTGGTAGTGGTCTTTCTGGTGGCGCTATTCCAGTTCATGGAGGCATAGTTATTTCGTTAGAGAAAATGAATAGAATTTTAGAAATTGATACCCCAAATATGATGGCAACACTAGAACCGGGAGTAGTTACTAATGAAGTGAATGAAAAAGTAAAAGAGTTTGGTTTGTTCTTTGCTGGTTATCCCATGAGTGTGGAGACCTGCTTTATTGGTGGTAATGTAGCTGAAAATGCCGGGGGAGGTAGAGCAGTTAAATATGGTGTTACTGATCGATATATTATGGGATTGGAAGTGGTTTTGCCTGATGGTGCAATAGTAACATTAGGCGGCAAGAGGGTTAAAGATGTTACTGGCTATAATTTAAAACAACTTTTTATAGGATCAGAAGGCACTTTAGGAATTGTGACAAAAATAATTATTAAGTTATTACCGCTTCCGATATCAATTGTTGATCTGTTAATTTTGTATAAAGATCTAAATCAGGCTATCCAGAGTGTACCAAAAATCATGACTGAAACTAAAATCATTCCCACATCTATTGAATTTATGGATCAACTCTCAGTGCAGACCTCTTGTCAGTATTTGAATGAGCATCTACCCTATCAACAAGCTGGTGCAATGCTTTTAGTTGAGGTAGATGGAAATAATCGTCAAGAAGTAGAATTAGAAGCAGAAGCTATTGGCGAACTATGTCTAAACCAAGGAGCATTAGAAGTTTATGTAGCAGATAACTATACTACGCAAGAAAGAGTCTGGGCAGTAAGAAGAAATATCGCAGAAGCCTTTAAGGTCATTAGTCCTCAGCAAAGCATAGAGGATATTGTAGTTCCGATTTCTGTAATTGCTGAGGTTGTGGAAGAGATTCAAAGAATTGCCCAAAAATATAGTATTTTAATACCTTGCTATGGTCATGCTGGTGATGGCAATTTACATGCTACAATAGTTAAGAATCCTACTCAAACTTACCAAGAGTGGTTAGATATAGAAAATAATATTTTATTGGACCTGTATCATCTAGTTAAAGAAAAGGGCGGAACTATTAGTGGAGAACACGGTATTGGTCTAAAAAGAAAAGAATATTTAAATTTATTTTGTAGTGAAGAAGAAATTAAGTTGATGAAGAAAATAAAAAATGCTATTGATACTAAGAATATAATGAATCCAGGAAAGATCTTCTAA
- a CDS encoding electron transfer flavoprotein subunit alpha/FixB family protein, translating into MKKEEIWTISEITESQQIKNISYELLAWGRPLAKELDVPLSAVVFGNNLPEEELRELIYRGADRVYRISHKYLFPFIVENHSNILDFLIKKFQPQIVIAGATTQGRTLMPHLSVKLGTGLTADCTDLKIEKDTGLLLQIRPAIGGNIMATIKTPERKPQMATVRPKSRKMLLRDENKKGRIISIEIDDALFDQKVIHMGFQKNEKEEIDFSTADIIVSGGRGLKKKENLALIRELAKQLEAAVGASREVVDRGWISYPHQVGLSGKTVNPKAYFAIGISGAIQHLAGIKTSETIIAINNDPLADIFKIADFGIVGDLFEIVPLLKKKLEEKRKTNEI; encoded by the coding sequence ATGAAAAAAGAAGAAATATGGACAATTTCGGAAATAACTGAAAGCCAACAAATTAAAAATATCTCCTACGAATTATTGGCGTGGGGAAGACCTTTAGCTAAAGAACTGGATGTTCCATTGTCTGCTGTTGTTTTTGGTAATAATTTACCAGAAGAAGAGTTACGAGAATTAATTTATCGAGGAGCTGATCGTGTATACAGGATAAGTCATAAATATTTATTCCCTTTTATTGTAGAAAATCATAGCAATATACTTGATTTTTTAATCAAGAAATTTCAACCTCAAATCGTAATTGCTGGAGCTACTACACAGGGTAGAACTTTAATGCCTCATTTATCAGTAAAATTAGGAACTGGATTAACTGCTGACTGTACTGATTTAAAAATCGAAAAAGACACCGGTTTGTTGTTACAGATTAGACCAGCTATTGGTGGAAATATAATGGCAACTATCAAAACACCAGAAAGAAAGCCTCAGATGGCTACTGTAAGACCAAAGTCCAGGAAGATGCTTCTTCGAGATGAAAACAAAAAAGGAAGGATTATTTCCATAGAGATTGATGACGCTCTTTTTGATCAAAAAGTAATACATATGGGATTTCAGAAAAATGAAAAAGAGGAGATAGATTTTTCAACAGCAGATATTATTGTATCTGGTGGTAGAGGATTAAAGAAAAAGGAAAACCTTGCTTTAATTCGTGAGTTAGCTAAACAGCTAGAAGCGGCTGTCGGTGCATCCCGGGAAGTAGTGGATAGGGGTTGGATTTCCTACCCTCATCAGGTAGGCTTAAGTGGTAAAACGGTAAATCCAAAAGCTTATTTTGCAATTGGGATTTCTGGGGCTATACAGCATCTTGCCGGAATAAAAACCTCGGAAACTATTATAGCCATAAATAATGATCCCCTAGCAGATATTTTTAAAATTGCTGATTTTGGTATTGTAGGCGACCTATTTGAAATTGTACCTTTATTAAAGAAGAAATTGGAAGAAAAAAGGAAAACAAATGAAATATAA
- a CDS encoding electron transfer flavoprotein subunit beta/FixA family protein, which yields MKIIVPVKQVPETSQVKINEETGTIIREGVENIINPLDLYAIEIAFQLKEKHGGNITVISMGPPKAEEALREAIAMGADEAILLSGKEFAGSDTWATAYSLAATIKKIKAYDLIITGERATDGDTGQVGPGIASFLNIPLSTYTRKIESVNKQYITVQRLIEEGTERLKIPLPALLTVVKEISYPRLPTLRGKQRARFIDIPVYNCKDIGIPGNKLGLKGSPTRVVKIYRPPVVRKGTILKAKDERTLSEAIDRLVSFLEKRKIISF from the coding sequence TTGAAGATCATCGTTCCCGTTAAGCAGGTTCCTGAGACCAGTCAGGTAAAGATAAATGAAGAAACAGGAACCATTATACGTGAGGGAGTTGAGAATATAATCAATCCTCTAGATTTATATGCCATTGAAATAGCTTTTCAGTTGAAGGAAAAGCATGGTGGAAACATCACAGTTATTAGTATGGGACCACCAAAAGCTGAAGAAGCTTTAAGGGAGGCTATAGCAATGGGTGCTGATGAGGCAATACTCCTATCAGGAAAGGAATTTGCCGGCTCGGATACCTGGGCAACTGCCTATTCACTTGCTGCAACAATTAAGAAAATTAAGGCTTACGATTTAATTATTACAGGGGAAAGAGCTACTGATGGGGATACCGGTCAGGTAGGTCCCGGAATTGCTTCTTTTTTGAATATACCCTTATCTACATATACCAGGAAGATAGAAAGTGTTAATAAACAATACATTACTGTACAGCGCTTGATTGAAGAAGGCACTGAGAGATTAAAAATACCTTTGCCAGCATTATTGACTGTAGTAAAAGAAATCTCATATCCTCGCCTGCCTACCTTACGGGGAAAACAGAGAGCACGTTTTATTGATATACCAGTTTACAATTGTAAAGATATTGGTATTCCGGGAAATAAATTAGGTCTTAAGGGTTCTCCTACAAGGGTGGTTAAAATATATCGCCCACCGGTGGTTAGAAAAGGAACTATATTAAAAGCAAAAGATGAAAGAACATTATCAGAAGCGATTGACCGATTAGTCTCTTTCTTAGAAAAGAGAAAAATTATATCATTTTAA